The Fervidibacillus albus genome contains a region encoding:
- the gcvPA gene encoding aminomethyl-transferring glycine dehydrogenase subunit GcvPA, whose product MDFRYLPMTADDRKEMLKQIGVESVDELFSDVPEKIRFSGRLNIKEPVSERTLKNELSSMARKNKDLQNYVSFLGAGVYDHYIPSIVDHVISRSEFYTAYTPYQPEFSQGELQAIFEFQTMICELTGMDVANSSMYDGGTALAEAAMLACHHTKKNTILLSETIHPEYKQVIKTYALGQKLKVEEVPMKDGITDLEVLKSRMNDQVACVLVQYPNFYGRIEPLEEVEPIVHGGKALFVVSSNPLALGILTPPGHFHADIVTGDVQPFGIPQSFGGPHAGYFATTKKLMRKIPGRLVGQTTDEDGKRGFVLTLQAREQHIRREKATSNICSNQALNALAAAVAMASLGKQGVRKMAIANVRKATYAKEAFKKKGFEIAFDGPMFNEFVVKSKKPLHEVNDWLLEKGIIAGYDLGKIHSKLKNHLLVCVTETRTKEEIDTFVEEMGGA is encoded by the coding sequence ATGGATTTCCGATATTTACCAATGACTGCTGATGATCGAAAGGAAATGTTAAAACAAATCGGCGTCGAAAGCGTTGACGAATTATTTTCCGATGTACCTGAAAAAATCCGTTTTTCAGGCCGTTTAAATATTAAAGAGCCGGTGTCGGAAAGGACATTAAAAAACGAACTGTCTTCCATGGCCCGGAAGAACAAAGATTTACAAAACTACGTCAGTTTCCTCGGCGCAGGGGTGTATGATCATTACATACCGTCCATCGTCGATCACGTCATTTCCCGATCGGAATTTTACACCGCATATACCCCTTATCAGCCGGAATTTTCCCAAGGGGAACTGCAGGCGATTTTCGAATTTCAAACGATGATTTGTGAATTGACGGGTATGGATGTGGCGAATTCTTCCATGTACGATGGTGGCACGGCTTTAGCTGAAGCGGCGATGTTAGCTTGCCATCATACAAAGAAAAATACGATTCTTCTTTCGGAAACGATTCATCCTGAATATAAACAAGTCATAAAGACGTATGCCTTAGGACAAAAATTAAAAGTTGAAGAAGTTCCGATGAAAGATGGAATCACCGATTTGGAAGTTTTAAAAAGTCGGATGAATGATCAAGTCGCTTGCGTCCTTGTCCAATATCCGAATTTTTATGGAAGGATTGAACCGTTGGAGGAAGTTGAACCGATCGTCCATGGGGGAAAGGCGTTATTCGTCGTTTCATCCAATCCCCTTGCCCTAGGTATATTAACACCACCTGGCCATTTTCATGCAGATATTGTGACCGGTGATGTGCAACCGTTCGGCATTCCCCAATCTTTCGGTGGTCCCCATGCCGGGTATTTCGCTACGACAAAAAAACTGATGCGAAAAATTCCTGGAAGACTCGTCGGTCAAACGACGGATGAGGACGGAAAAAGAGGATTCGTTTTAACTTTGCAAGCGAGAGAACAACATATTCGGCGGGAAAAAGCGACATCAAACATTTGTTCGAACCAAGCGTTAAATGCACTAGCCGCAGCTGTTGCCATGGCATCTTTAGGGAAACAAGGTGTACGAAAAATGGCTATTGCAAACGTGAGAAAGGCGACTTATGCAAAGGAAGCGTTCAAAAAGAAAGGGTTTGAAATCGCCTTTGACGGACCTATGTTTAACGAATTTGTCGTCAAGTCGAAAAAGCCGTTACATGAAGTGAATGACTGGTTATTGGAAAAAGGAATTATCGCCGGTTACGATTTAGGGAAAATTCATTCGAAATTAAAGAACCATTTACTCGTTTGTGTGACAGAAACGCGTACGAAGGAAGAAATTGATACTTTTGTAGAAGAAATGGGGGGAGCATGA
- the gcvT gene encoding glycine cleavage system aminomethyltransferase GcvT, with protein MEKGKRTPLYDVYRKSGVKLIDFGGWQLPVQFEGIKAEHHAVRTKAGLFDVSHMGEIFVSGKDAEVFLQTMLTNDLSKLPTGKAQYSLMCNEQGGTVDDLLVYRLSSTTFLLVVNASNTYKDFQWLVKHKKGDVRIEDQSANYGQLALQGPLAERILQKITKQTDLTEISFFRFREEVEIGEKKVLISRTGYTGEDGFEIYCRAEDTADLWELILSSGKEEGLLPCGLGARDTLRFEAGLPLYGQELTEQISPIEAGLSFAVKTNKESPFIGKDVLHKQKQSGPPRRLIGIEMIERGIPRHGYNVFANEKEIGFITTGTQSPTLKKNIALALIDSSEQTMEDVYVDIRGKKLKGKIVSTPFYKRNKK; from the coding sequence TTGGAAAAAGGGAAACGGACACCACTTTACGATGTTTATCGAAAATCCGGCGTGAAATTGATTGACTTCGGTGGTTGGCAACTACCTGTTCAATTTGAGGGAATTAAGGCCGAACATCATGCTGTGAGAACGAAGGCCGGACTGTTCGATGTATCCCATATGGGGGAAATCTTCGTATCTGGGAAAGATGCGGAAGTTTTTTTACAAACGATGTTGACGAATGATTTGTCTAAACTACCGACGGGGAAGGCACAATATTCGCTTATGTGTAACGAACAAGGAGGAACCGTCGATGATTTGCTCGTCTACCGTCTTTCCTCTACGACTTTTTTGTTAGTCGTCAATGCGAGCAATACATATAAAGATTTCCAATGGTTAGTGAAACATAAAAAGGGAGATGTACGAATCGAAGACCAATCCGCGAACTACGGACAACTTGCATTACAAGGTCCCCTTGCCGAACGGATTTTGCAAAAAATTACGAAACAGACGGATTTAACGGAAATCTCTTTTTTTCGTTTTCGTGAAGAAGTGGAAATTGGAGAAAAAAAGGTTTTAATCAGTCGTACGGGCTATACCGGTGAAGACGGTTTCGAAATTTACTGTCGAGCGGAGGATACGGCCGATTTATGGGAGCTCATATTATCTAGCGGGAAAGAAGAAGGACTGTTGCCGTGCGGGTTAGGTGCTAGGGATACGTTGCGATTTGAAGCGGGCCTACCTTTATACGGCCAGGAATTGACCGAACAAATTTCTCCCATTGAAGCGGGCCTAAGCTTTGCTGTAAAAACGAACAAGGAGTCCCCTTTTATCGGAAAAGATGTTTTGCATAAACAAAAACAATCGGGGCCTCCCCGCCGGTTGATCGGAATTGAAATGATTGAACGAGGGATTCCGAGACATGGCTATAACGTATTCGCCAATGAAAAAGAAATTGGTTTTATTACAACTGGTACCCAATCACCGACGTTGAAAAAAAATATCGCCTTAGCATTGATCGATTCAAGCGAACAAACGATGGAAGATGTGTACGTCGATATACGTGGTAAAAAATTGAAAGGAAAAATCGTATCGACGCCATTTTATAAACGAAACAAAAAATAG
- a CDS encoding rhodanese-like domain-containing protein, with protein MTTLYVTLGILVVLLGYGLYNFFYQRKVLTALTQEEFIEGYRKAQLIDVREPNEFESGHILGARNIPLSQLKMRLKEIRPDKPVYLYDHTGARSGRAAIILHKKGYKHLFYLKGGFKKWTGKIKVGK; from the coding sequence ATGACAACCCTCTATGTAACGTTAGGAATTCTCGTTGTACTACTCGGTTACGGACTTTACAATTTCTTTTATCAAAGAAAAGTTTTAACGGCATTGACCCAAGAAGAATTTATCGAAGGGTATCGGAAAGCACAATTAATTGACGTAAGGGAACCGAATGAGTTCGAATCCGGACATATTCTCGGAGCAAGGAATATTCCCTTATCCCAATTAAAAATGCGTTTAAAAGAAATTCGTCCCGACAAACCGGTATATTTATATGACCATACGGGAGCGAGAAGTGGACGAGCCGCCATCATTTTACATAAAAAAGGATATAAACATTTATTTTATTTAAAAGGCGGCTTTAAAAAATGGACCGGAAAAATTAAAGTTGGTAAATAA
- a CDS encoding vitamin B12-dependent ribonucleotide reductase: MTVAIGHKPTLNIERLNEAIRLFPQVHPITADMKITFKGVSRLVMLDRYSFKDTEKVTLTEGDFVVLTIKEDPKFPARGVGYILDIQWEAKKATVLVEEEYRGALEKPEEIESGIVIRSLDVIEKPLEIYYEQIAKRNATGLAAVEKTEELRQEWFEKFYEQLVSLNFIPAGRVLYGAGTATDVTYFNCYVMPYVQDSREGISEHRKQVMEIMSRGGGVGTNGSTLRPRNTLARGVNGKSSGSVSWLDDIAKLTHLVEQGGSRRGAQMIMLSVWHPDVLEFIISKMQNPRILRFLIQTTKDEQIKKLAEEKLKFVPLTEKERSMYEAIKNFKHIPGYGGFTEEIIQDAEEKLQDGGVYDVHNPDFLTGANISVCLTNDFMEAVEKDLEFELRFPDVESYNEYEMKQYNEKWHEVGDVREWEKLGYKVRTYRKISARELWKLINICATYSAEPGIFFIDNANEMTNARAYGQKVVATNPCGEQPLAPYSVCNLAAVNLANMVDKEKKEVDFDQLKKTVQVGVRMQDNVIDATPYFLEENRKQALGERRIGLGVMGLADLLIYCEKEYGSKEGNELVDRVFETIATTAYKTSIELAKEKGSFPFLAGKTKEDTARLREAFINSGYMKRMPESIRDAIMEHGIRNSHLLTVAPTGSTGTMVGVSTGLEPYFSFTYYRSGRLGKFIEVKADIVQEYFDRHPDADEQHLPDWFVTAMDLSPEAHADVQCVIQRWVDSSISKTVNAPKGYSVEQVEKVYERLYKGGAKGGTVYVDGSRDTQVLTLKAEETKEEPTELVEEKPKVVLVETIQDLRSTDVTIGSEVGNTCPICRKGKVKEHGGCNTCDNCGAQLKCGL, encoded by the coding sequence ATGACTGTAGCCATTGGTCATAAACCGACGCTAAACATCGAACGATTGAATGAGGCGATTCGACTGTTTCCCCAAGTACATCCGATTACAGCGGATATGAAAATTACTTTTAAAGGGGTTTCTCGACTCGTTATGTTGGATCGGTACTCATTTAAAGATACAGAAAAAGTAACGTTGACGGAAGGAGATTTTGTCGTCTTAACGATTAAAGAAGACCCAAAATTTCCCGCCCGTGGTGTCGGCTATATACTCGATATCCAGTGGGAAGCAAAAAAAGCGACCGTCCTCGTAGAAGAAGAATATCGGGGGGCCTTAGAAAAACCGGAAGAAATCGAATCGGGCATCGTAATCCGCTCCTTAGATGTCATTGAAAAACCGTTGGAAATATATTATGAACAAATTGCGAAAAGAAATGCGACCGGGTTGGCGGCAGTGGAGAAAACGGAAGAATTACGCCAAGAATGGTTCGAAAAATTTTATGAACAACTCGTTTCTTTAAATTTTATACCTGCGGGACGGGTTCTATATGGAGCAGGTACAGCAACGGATGTTACATACTTCAATTGCTATGTCATGCCTTACGTACAAGATTCTCGCGAAGGGATCTCTGAACATCGGAAACAAGTGATGGAGATCATGAGCCGGGGAGGGGGAGTCGGTACGAACGGTTCCACCTTGCGACCACGAAACACGTTAGCGAGAGGTGTAAACGGCAAATCATCCGGTTCTGTATCATGGCTCGATGACATTGCGAAATTGACCCACTTAGTCGAACAAGGTGGCTCCCGTAGAGGTGCCCAAATGATTATGCTTTCCGTCTGGCATCCGGATGTGCTCGAATTTATCATTTCGAAGATGCAAAATCCACGAATATTGCGATTTTTAATTCAAACAACGAAGGACGAACAAATAAAGAAACTGGCGGAGGAAAAATTAAAATTCGTTCCCTTGACTGAAAAGGAACGATCGATGTACGAAGCGATTAAAAATTTCAAACATATTCCAGGCTACGGTGGATTTACGGAAGAAATCATTCAAGACGCTGAGGAGAAATTACAGGATGGGGGAGTTTACGACGTCCATAACCCCGACTTTTTAACCGGAGCCAATATTTCCGTCTGTTTAACGAATGATTTTATGGAAGCTGTAGAAAAGGATTTGGAGTTTGAACTCCGTTTTCCCGATGTGGAAAGTTATAACGAATACGAAATGAAACAATATAACGAAAAATGGCATGAGGTCGGCGATGTTCGCGAATGGGAAAAATTAGGTTATAAAGTTCGAACGTATCGGAAAATCAGCGCACGTGAACTTTGGAAATTAATCAATATTTGTGCCACTTATTCGGCGGAACCGGGCATCTTTTTCATCGATAATGCGAACGAAATGACAAATGCACGGGCTTACGGACAAAAGGTCGTTGCGACGAATCCTTGTGGGGAACAACCTTTAGCCCCTTATTCCGTCTGTAATCTGGCTGCAGTAAATTTAGCGAATATGGTCGATAAGGAGAAAAAGGAAGTCGATTTTGATCAATTGAAAAAAACGGTTCAAGTCGGCGTTCGGATGCAAGATAATGTAATCGATGCGACCCCGTACTTTTTGGAAGAGAATCGAAAACAGGCACTCGGGGAACGGAGAATTGGACTCGGTGTGATGGGACTCGCTGACCTACTTATATATTGTGAGAAAGAATACGGATCGAAAGAAGGAAATGAACTCGTCGATCGAGTGTTTGAAACAATTGCGACAACAGCATATAAAACTTCCATTGAATTGGCGAAAGAAAAAGGTAGTTTCCCCTTCTTAGCTGGAAAGACAAAGGAAGACACAGCCCGATTGAGAGAGGCTTTTATTAATAGCGGTTATATGAAACGAATGCCGGAATCCATCCGTGATGCCATTATGGAACATGGTATTCGAAACTCCCATTTGCTCACGGTGGCACCGACCGGTTCGACAGGAACGATGGTTGGTGTATCGACGGGATTGGAACCGTATTTTTCCTTTACGTACTACCGAAGCGGACGGTTAGGAAAATTTATCGAGGTCAAAGCAGATATTGTTCAAGAATATTTCGATCGACATCCCGATGCCGACGAACAACATTTACCCGACTGGTTTGTGACAGCTATGGATTTATCGCCTGAAGCTCATGCAGATGTTCAATGCGTCATCCAACGTTGGGTAGATAGTTCCATAAGTAAAACGGTCAATGCTCCTAAAGGATATTCAGTGGAACAAGTGGAAAAAGTGTATGAACGGCTTTATAAAGGTGGTGCGAAAGGCGGAACCGTTTATGTCGATGGGAGCCGGGATACACAAGTATTGACGTTAAAAGCGGAAGAAACGAAAGAAGAACCGACGGAATTAGTAGAAGAAAAGCCAAAGGTTGTGTTAGTTGAAACAATTCAAGATCTCCGTTCGACGGATGTGACGATCGGTTCCGAAGTAGGAAATACGTGCCCGATTTGTCGGAAGGGGAAAGTGAAGGAACACGGTGGGTGTAATACGTGTGACAACTGTGGAGCCCAGTTGAAATGTGGATTATAA
- a CDS encoding YqhG family protein, whose amino-acid sequence MQGQEIRQFLNRFFKATSCEIIQDNGKAFTVQLTVDMDKALMNRPFYWHYIEKTNGTPNPQKITLITDFSTEKNLKGEKIHFGSPRLHQIFQLTKKLGGFIRVFENRPGSAQSLTPLFPWLCMNVKISYVCDRKKDVFRSIGLNLIHGNMVENFHFQLEDASIPLSMKIPDFSFTFTPLIKPVSGIKRIEQSIRSQLQREDTTWAMEAKQRWERDEQLLHLFYKDSEEKPERFKIEQKALREQYEPKITVDVISGGLIYLTKGRFL is encoded by the coding sequence ATGCAAGGACAGGAAATTCGTCAATTTCTTAATCGATTTTTCAAAGCGACATCGTGTGAAATTATTCAAGATAACGGAAAAGCATTCACCGTCCAATTAACCGTCGACATGGATAAGGCGTTGATGAACCGACCCTTTTATTGGCATTACATCGAAAAAACGAATGGAACACCAAATCCGCAAAAAATTACGTTAATAACCGATTTTTCTACCGAAAAAAATTTGAAGGGTGAAAAAATCCATTTCGGTTCCCCACGACTCCACCAAATTTTTCAACTGACGAAAAAACTCGGTGGATTTATACGAGTGTTCGAAAATCGACCGGGGTCGGCCCAAAGTCTAACTCCCCTCTTTCCTTGGTTATGTATGAACGTAAAAATTAGTTACGTTTGTGATCGGAAAAAGGACGTGTTCCGCTCCATCGGATTGAATTTAATTCACGGAAACATGGTTGAGAATTTTCATTTTCAATTGGAGGATGCCTCCATTCCCCTGTCGATGAAAATACCTGATTTTTCATTTACCTTTACCCCGTTGATTAAACCGGTAAGTGGAATAAAAAGAATCGAACAGTCGATTCGCTCCCAGTTACAACGGGAAGATACGACTTGGGCCATGGAAGCAAAACAGCGGTGGGAACGGGATGAACAATTGCTCCATTTATTTTACAAAGATTCGGAGGAAAAGCCTGAACGATTCAAGATTGAACAAAAGGCGTTACGGGAACAATATGAGCCGAAAATTACCGTCGATGTCATTAGCGGTGGACTAATTTATTTGACGAAAGGACGATTCCTTTAA
- the gcvPB gene encoding aminomethyl-transferring glycine dehydrogenase subunit GcvPB, with the protein MMEQDQFPLIFEKSKEGRIGYSLPEFELEEKPIEELIPDTYIRNEQPELPELSELDIIRHYTALSRRNYGVDNGFYPLGSCTMKYNPKINEDVARLPGFVHIHPLQDERTVQGALELMYDLQEHLKEITGMDEVTLQPAAGAHGEWTGLMLIRAFHEANGDFNRTKVIIPDSAHGTNPASATVAGFDTVTVASDENGLVDIEDLKRVVGDDTAALMLTNPNTLGLFEEHILEIAEVVHGVGGKLYYDGANLNAILAKARPGDMGFDVVHLNLHKTFTGPHGGGGPGSGPVGVKKELIPFLPVPVLTKRDEGYTFDYDRPESIGRVKPFYGNFGINIRAYAYIRTMGPDGLKQVAENAVLNANYMMRKLSSYYDLPYDRHCKHEFVLSGRRQKKLGVRTLDIAKRLLDFGFHPPTIYFPLNVEEALMIEPTETESKETLDAFIQTMIQIACEAEENPEIVQDAPHTTVVKRLDEAKAARKPVLRYIKE; encoded by the coding sequence ATGATGGAACAGGATCAATTTCCGCTCATATTTGAAAAAAGTAAAGAAGGTCGGATTGGTTATTCCCTTCCTGAATTCGAACTCGAAGAAAAACCGATCGAAGAGTTGATCCCGGATACTTATATTCGAAACGAACAACCGGAGCTTCCGGAGTTATCTGAATTGGACATCATTCGCCATTACACCGCCTTGTCCCGGAGAAACTACGGCGTTGATAACGGCTTTTATCCACTAGGGTCGTGTACGATGAAATACAATCCGAAAATAAATGAAGATGTCGCCCGTCTCCCGGGATTCGTCCATATTCATCCTTTGCAAGATGAACGAACGGTTCAAGGGGCATTGGAATTGATGTATGATCTTCAAGAGCATTTGAAAGAAATTACCGGAATGGATGAAGTGACGTTACAACCGGCGGCTGGAGCCCACGGAGAATGGACCGGATTGATGTTGATTCGCGCTTTTCATGAAGCAAACGGAGATTTTAACCGAACGAAAGTAATCATTCCCGATTCGGCCCACGGGACGAATCCCGCATCTGCAACCGTTGCTGGTTTCGATACGGTAACCGTAGCTTCCGACGAAAACGGACTCGTTGACATTGAAGACTTAAAACGGGTAGTCGGTGATGATACGGCGGCGTTAATGTTAACGAATCCGAATACACTCGGTTTATTTGAAGAGCATATTTTGGAAATTGCCGAAGTCGTCCACGGCGTTGGTGGGAAACTGTATTACGATGGGGCGAATTTGAATGCGATTCTGGCGAAAGCCCGTCCCGGAGACATGGGGTTTGACGTCGTCCATTTAAACCTTCATAAAACGTTTACCGGTCCCCACGGTGGTGGAGGTCCAGGAAGCGGTCCCGTCGGCGTGAAGAAAGAGTTAATTCCGTTTCTTCCTGTACCCGTATTAACAAAACGGGATGAAGGTTATACGTTCGACTATGATCGGCCCGAATCGATCGGGAGAGTTAAACCGTTTTATGGCAACTTCGGGATTAATATTCGCGCATATGCTTATATCCGAACGATGGGTCCCGATGGATTGAAACAAGTAGCGGAAAATGCTGTATTAAATGCGAATTACATGATGAGAAAATTAAGTTCTTACTACGATCTACCTTACGATCGCCATTGCAAGCATGAATTTGTGTTAAGTGGTAGAAGGCAAAAAAAATTAGGAGTACGCACCCTTGATATCGCAAAAAGACTTCTCGATTTCGGTTTTCATCCACCGACGATCTATTTCCCGTTAAATGTGGAAGAGGCGCTTATGATCGAACCGACGGAAACGGAATCGAAGGAAACGTTGGATGCCTTCATTCAAACGATGATTCAAATTGCATGCGAAGCAGAAGAAAATCCGGAAATCGTTCAAGATGCACCCCATACGACGGTCGTCAAACGGCTCGATGAGGCGAAAGCCGCACGAAAACCGGTTCTTCGTTACATTAAAGAATAA
- a CDS encoding DEAD/DEAH box helicase, whose amino-acid sequence MDVQIEFDQTWQTSFLQRLENDGPWSDWEMYRLAIEAEQHVIIPEFDRLQSLKYLPELKPLPHQLEAVKQVIENMNGKAILADEVGLGKTIEAGLILKEYMIRGLVKKALILVPASLISQWVAELNKKFHIPAVPYKKSIGWTENDVIVSSLDTAKRNPHAQIILEQNYDLIIIDEAHKLKNDKTKNYRFVQTLKKKFCLLLTATPIQNKIEEIFNLVSLLKPGHLGNASEFFKRYKGKHRQIDDGLKELLQKVMIRQNRRDTMLQWTNRHVETVIINFTPEERELYEALTNIPTKEVICDNAFSLLTLKREACSSKEAVFFTLKNMLKKQNPPSHSFIQFSNECIKKMERIQVPSKAKRALELIWKIDDKVIIFTEYRATQLFLQWFLQKHGIRTVVFRGGFKRGKKDWMKELFQTSAQVFISTEAGGEGINLQFCNHMINFDLPWNPMKLEQRIGRIHRLGQNKDVYIYNFAVKNTVEEHILKLLYEKIDLFERVIGELDEILTKFNAGTLEEHLKDIFTKSTSEQEMKIKIDNFTSVVQFAQSLKGDQPDARTGNSSIS is encoded by the coding sequence TTGGACGTACAAATTGAATTCGATCAAACGTGGCAGACGTCCTTTTTGCAACGATTAGAAAATGATGGACCGTGGTCGGACTGGGAAATGTATCGGTTGGCGATCGAAGCGGAACAACATGTAATCATTCCTGAATTTGATCGTTTACAATCGTTAAAATATTTACCAGAATTAAAACCGCTTCCCCATCAATTAGAAGCGGTTAAACAAGTCATTGAAAATATGAACGGAAAAGCAATTTTAGCCGATGAAGTCGGATTAGGAAAGACGATTGAAGCCGGTTTAATTTTAAAAGAATATATGATCCGGGGACTCGTGAAAAAAGCGCTGATTCTCGTTCCCGCTTCACTGATTTCCCAATGGGTTGCCGAATTAAACAAAAAGTTTCATATTCCAGCGGTCCCTTATAAAAAATCAATCGGATGGACGGAAAATGATGTCATCGTTTCTTCTCTCGATACGGCGAAGCGGAATCCCCATGCACAAATCATTTTAGAACAAAACTATGATTTAATTATTATCGATGAAGCCCATAAACTTAAAAATGACAAGACGAAAAATTATCGGTTCGTTCAAACATTAAAAAAGAAGTTTTGTTTACTATTAACAGCAACTCCGATTCAAAATAAAATCGAGGAAATTTTCAACCTCGTCTCTTTACTAAAACCCGGCCACCTCGGGAATGCTTCGGAATTTTTCAAAAGGTATAAAGGAAAACATCGACAAATCGACGACGGGTTAAAGGAACTTCTTCAAAAGGTGATGATTCGACAAAATCGACGCGATACAATGCTCCAATGGACGAACCGACATGTGGAAACGGTGATCATCAATTTCACACCGGAAGAAAGGGAATTGTATGAAGCTTTAACGAATATTCCAACGAAGGAAGTCATATGCGACAACGCCTTCTCTTTACTAACGTTGAAAAGGGAAGCATGTAGTAGTAAAGAGGCGGTCTTTTTTACGTTAAAAAACATGTTAAAAAAACAAAATCCCCCTTCCCATTCGTTCATTCAATTTTCGAACGAATGTATAAAAAAAATGGAACGAATTCAAGTTCCTTCAAAGGCAAAACGGGCGTTGGAATTAATTTGGAAAATCGATGACAAGGTGATCATCTTTACCGAATATCGGGCTACCCAACTGTTTTTGCAATGGTTTTTGCAAAAACACGGAATTCGAACCGTCGTCTTTCGCGGAGGATTTAAAAGAGGGAAAAAGGACTGGATGAAGGAACTGTTTCAAACGAGTGCCCAAGTATTTATATCGACGGAAGCAGGTGGGGAAGGAATTAATTTACAATTTTGTAACCATATGATTAATTTCGATCTCCCTTGGAATCCGATGAAATTGGAACAGCGTATCGGTCGCATTCACCGTCTCGGTCAAAACAAAGATGTGTATATTTATAATTTCGCCGTGAAGAATACGGTGGAGGAACATATTTTGAAACTTCTATATGAAAAAATCGATCTGTTCGAACGGGTAATCGGTGAGTTGGACGAAATTTTAACGAAATTTAACGCCGGAACCCTCGAGGAACATTTAAAAGATATTTTCACGAAATCGACTTCAGAACAAGAGATGAAAATTAAAATCGATAATTTCACCTCCGTCGTACAATTTGCCCAATCGTTGAAAGGAGATCAACCGGATGCAAGGACAGGAAATTCGTCAATTTCTTAA